A region of Chelonoidis abingdonii isolate Lonesome George chromosome 8, CheloAbing_2.0, whole genome shotgun sequence DNA encodes the following proteins:
- the LOC116828214 gene encoding glutamine amidotransferase-like class 1 domain-containing protein 3, mitochondrial — MGKKVAIVLSGCGVYDGSEIHESSAVLVHLSREGAQGEFYAPDVEQMHVVDHVKGQPTQEKRNVLVESARIARGNIKDLATLNVKELDALIIPGGFGVAKNLSTWATQGKNCTISKVVEETLKAFHAAKKPIGMCCISPVLAAKIFPGCELTVGQDKECEKWPYAKTAEAMKELGCKHVNKHVDEIHVDVKNKLVTTSAFMCNASVHEVYDGIGKMIKEVLKLA, encoded by the exons ATGGGCAAGAAGGTAGCCATTGTCCTGTCTGGCTGCGGGGTGTATGATGGCAGTGAAATCCATGAGTCTTCTGCCGTGCTGGTGCATCTCAGCAGAGAGGGGGCACAG GGGGAGTTCTATGCTCCAGATGTAGaacagatgcatgtggtggaccATGTGAAAGGGCAGCCAACTCAGGAGAAACGCAACGTGCTGGTCGAGAGTGCCAGAATTGCCAGAGGCAACATCAAGGACCTAGCCACGCTTAATGTCAAGGAACTGGATGCCCTGATCATACCAG GTGGTTTTGGAGTGGCTAAGAACCTCAGTACTTGGGCAACACAGGGGAAGAACTGCACAATCTCTAAAGTTGTGGAGGAAACTTTGAAGGCATTTCATGCTGCCAAGAAACCCATTGGCATGTGCTGCATCTCCCCAGTCCTGGCAGCCAAAATCTTCCCAGGATGCGAGCTGACGGTTGGACAGGACAAAGAATGTGAGAA GTGGCCCTATGCAAAGACTGCAGAAGCCATGAAGGAACTTGGCTGCAAACATGTGAACAAGCATGTAGATGAGATTCATGTGGATGTGAAGAACAAGCTGGTGACGACCAGTGCCTTCATGTGCAATGCCTCAGTCCATGAGGTCTATGATGGTATTGGAAAGATGATCAAAGAAGTGCTGAAACTTGCCTGA